From the Paraburkholderia sp. PREW-6R genome, one window contains:
- the ybiB gene encoding DNA-binding protein YbiB → MTDSADTVTPFPCARFIKEIGRGPNGARALTADDTRALYSAMLDGRVAELELGAVLLAYRVKGETADELAAMLAGAHASFEPIHAPNGAFRPVAIPTYNGARKQPNLVPLLALLLAREGVPVLVHGVTEDPGRVTSAEIFTHLHIPHAGSHADIEEGLAARRLAFAPIDVLAPKLARLLSLRRRMGVRNSTHTLVKILQPFAPAGLRLVNYTHPPYRDSLTQLFNTHPDAAAGGALLARGTEGEAVADTRRQVQVDWLHDGVCETLVPHERSSSDAPEVELPEARDAATTATWIAAVLRGEAPVPSAIERQVELIAGVAKVAR, encoded by the coding sequence ATGACCGACTCCGCCGACACCGTCACGCCGTTCCCCTGCGCCCGCTTCATCAAGGAAATCGGGCGCGGCCCGAATGGAGCCCGCGCGCTCACCGCCGACGACACACGGGCGCTCTATTCAGCCATGCTGGACGGCCGCGTCGCCGAACTCGAACTAGGCGCCGTGCTGTTGGCCTACCGGGTGAAAGGCGAGACCGCCGACGAACTCGCGGCCATGCTGGCCGGCGCGCACGCATCGTTCGAGCCGATTCATGCGCCGAACGGCGCATTCCGGCCGGTTGCGATCCCGACCTACAACGGCGCGCGCAAGCAGCCGAACCTGGTGCCTCTGCTCGCGTTGCTGCTTGCACGCGAGGGCGTGCCGGTGCTGGTGCATGGCGTGACGGAAGATCCCGGCCGTGTCACGAGCGCAGAAATATTCACACATCTGCACATTCCGCACGCGGGCTCGCACGCCGATATCGAAGAGGGTCTTGCCGCGCGCCGGCTCGCGTTTGCGCCAATCGACGTGCTCGCGCCGAAGCTCGCGCGGTTGCTGTCGCTGCGTCGCCGGATGGGGGTGCGCAATTCCACGCATACGCTCGTGAAAATCCTTCAGCCGTTCGCGCCCGCGGGCCTGCGCCTCGTCAACTACACGCATCCGCCATATCGCGACAGCCTCACGCAACTGTTCAATACGCATCCGGACGCGGCCGCGGGTGGCGCACTGCTCGCGCGCGGCACCGAAGGGGAGGCGGTGGCCGATACGCGCCGCCAGGTTCAGGTGGACTGGCTGCACGACGGCGTGTGCGAAACGCTCGTGCCGCACGAACGTTCGTCGTCCGATGCGCCGGAGGTCGAGTTGCCCGAAGCGCGCGACGCCGCCACCACGGCCACGTGGATCGCCGCCGTGTTGCGCGGCGAAGCACCCGTTCCAAGCGCGATCGAGCGGCAGGTCGAGCTGATTGCGGGCGTGGCGAAAGTCGCGCGTTAA
- a CDS encoding fumarylacetoacetate hydrolase family protein, translating to MSYVFAPAPQVAVPVVGSSEQFPVRRIYCVGRNYEAHAREMGHDPDREPPFFFAKPADAVLYVAPGNTGEFPYPSQSKNVHFEMEMVAAIGKGGKNIPAESALDHVYGYALGLDMTRRDLQGEAKKLGRPWDTAKGFDHSAPLGPIHPVATVGHIGQGAIWLSVNGEEKQKSDVSQLIWSVAETIAYLSTLFELRPGDLIFTGTPEGVGAVAKGDLMRGGVDGLGELSVRVV from the coding sequence ATGAGTTACGTCTTTGCGCCCGCACCGCAGGTCGCGGTGCCGGTGGTCGGGTCCAGCGAGCAGTTTCCGGTGCGGCGCATTTACTGCGTGGGCCGCAACTACGAGGCGCACGCGCGCGAAATGGGCCACGATCCGGACCGCGAGCCGCCGTTTTTCTTCGCCAAGCCGGCCGACGCCGTGCTGTATGTCGCGCCGGGCAACACGGGTGAATTTCCGTATCCGTCACAATCGAAAAACGTTCACTTCGAGATGGAAATGGTGGCGGCGATCGGCAAGGGCGGCAAGAACATTCCGGCCGAAAGCGCGCTGGACCACGTGTACGGCTACGCGCTCGGGCTCGACATGACGCGCCGCGATCTGCAGGGCGAGGCGAAAAAGCTGGGCCGTCCGTGGGACACGGCGAAGGGTTTCGACCATTCCGCGCCGCTCGGGCCGATCCATCCAGTCGCGACGGTTGGGCACATCGGCCAGGGCGCAATCTGGCTGTCGGTCAACGGCGAAGAAAAACAGAAATCGGACGTGTCGCAACTGATCTGGTCGGTGGCCGAAACGATCGCTTATCTGTCGACGTTATTCGAGCTTCGGCCAGGCGACCTGATTTTCACCGGCACGCCTGAAGGCGTCGGCGCCGTGGCGAAGGGCGATCTGATGAGAGGCGGCGTGGACGGCCTGGGCGAACTCAGCGTGCGCGTCGTCTGA
- the maiA gene encoding maleylacetoacetate isomerase codes for MKLYSYFRSSASYRVRIALNIKNLPYEYLPVHLVRDGGEQLKPEYRKVNPDAIVPTFVDGDDVMPQSLAIIEYLEETHPKPALLPDSAVDRAYVRSVALQVACEIHPLNNLRVLKYLKHTLHVDDDAKDAWYKHWVEAGFATLEAHLAGDGRTGKLCFGDTPTLADTCLIPQVFNAQRFKIDTAQFPTIQRIYDHAMQIDAFARAAPGAQPDAE; via the coding sequence ATGAAGCTCTATAGCTACTTCCGCAGCTCGGCGTCGTACCGGGTGCGCATTGCGCTCAACATCAAGAACCTGCCTTACGAGTACCTGCCGGTTCACCTCGTGCGCGACGGCGGCGAGCAGCTCAAACCGGAGTATCGGAAGGTGAATCCGGACGCCATTGTGCCGACCTTCGTCGACGGCGATGACGTGATGCCGCAGTCACTGGCGATCATCGAATATCTGGAGGAAACGCATCCGAAGCCGGCGCTGCTGCCCGATTCGGCGGTCGATCGTGCTTATGTGCGGTCCGTCGCGTTGCAGGTGGCGTGCGAGATTCATCCATTGAACAATCTGCGCGTGCTGAAGTATCTGAAGCACACCTTGCATGTCGACGACGACGCGAAAGACGCGTGGTACAAGCATTGGGTCGAGGCCGGTTTTGCGACGCTTGAAGCGCACCTCGCCGGCGACGGCCGCACCGGCAAGCTCTGTTTCGGCGACACGCCCACGCTGGCAGATACCTGTCTAATTCCACAGGTGTTCAACGCACAGCGCTTCAAGATCGACACAGCCCAATTTCCGACCATCCAGCGCATTTACGATCACGCGATGCAGATTGATGCGTTCGCGCGCGCCGCGCCGGGCGCGCAGCCGGACGCGGAATAA
- the ftsY gene encoding signal recognition particle-docking protein FtsY, with translation MFSFFKRFKGSKESDNAPDESPSASDDLTPDSFEDPRVVPAVSQAPAADFPHPVAAPVEPEAGIEAEESIEIVPPPQQDAGTKRSWLTRLKTGLSKTSSSLTGIFVGTKIDEDLYEELETALLMSDAGIDATEFLLESLREKVRTERLTEPQQVKAALRALLIELLKPLEKSLMLGHAQPLVMMIAGVNGAGKTTSIGKLAKHLQSFNQSVLLAAGDTFRAAAREQLAIWGQRNNVTVVSQESGDPAAVIFDAVGAARARKIDVMMADTAGRLPTQLHLMEELRKVKRVIGKAMDGAPHEVLLVIDANTGQNALAQVKAFDDALGLTGLVVTKLDGTAKGGILAAIARQRPIPVYFIGVGEKVEDLQPFSAEEFSDALLGG, from the coding sequence ATGTTCAGCTTTTTCAAACGATTCAAGGGTTCGAAAGAGTCCGATAACGCGCCGGACGAATCGCCGTCGGCGTCAGACGACCTGACACCGGACAGTTTTGAAGACCCGCGAGTCGTACCTGCCGTGTCACAGGCACCTGCGGCCGACTTTCCGCACCCGGTCGCGGCGCCGGTCGAGCCGGAAGCCGGGATCGAAGCCGAAGAGTCCATTGAGATCGTTCCGCCTCCGCAGCAGGACGCCGGCACGAAACGCTCGTGGCTCACGCGCCTGAAAACGGGATTGTCGAAGACAAGTTCGAGCCTGACCGGCATCTTCGTCGGCACGAAGATCGACGAAGATCTTTACGAAGAACTCGAAACCGCGCTGCTGATGTCGGACGCGGGTATCGACGCCACCGAATTCCTGCTCGAATCCTTGCGTGAGAAAGTGCGCACCGAGCGCCTCACCGAGCCGCAACAGGTGAAGGCCGCGCTGCGCGCACTGTTGATCGAGTTGCTCAAGCCGCTCGAAAAATCGCTGATGCTCGGCCACGCGCAGCCGCTCGTGATGATGATCGCGGGCGTGAACGGCGCAGGTAAAACCACCAGCATCGGCAAGCTTGCCAAGCATCTGCAAAGTTTCAATCAGTCCGTGCTGCTGGCAGCGGGCGACACGTTCCGCGCGGCCGCTCGCGAGCAGCTTGCGATCTGGGGTCAGCGCAACAACGTGACGGTGGTGTCGCAGGAAAGTGGCGACCCGGCAGCGGTGATTTTCGACGCGGTCGGCGCGGCGCGCGCCCGCAAGATCGACGTGATGATGGCCGATACGGCCGGCCGTCTGCCAACCCAGTTGCATCTGATGGAAGAGCTGCGCAAGGTCAAACGCGTGATTGGCAAGGCAATGGACGGCGCGCCGCACGAAGTGCTGCTCGTCATCGACGCGAATACCGGCCAGAACGCGCTCGCGCAGGTCAAAGCATTCGACGACGCGCTCGGCCTCACCGGTCTGGTCGTCACCAAGCTCGACGGCACGGCGAAAGGCGGCATTCTCGCCGCGATCGCACGCCAGCGCCCTATCCCGGTGTACTTCATCGGCGTTGGCGAGAAGGTGGAAGATTTGCAGCCGTTCAGCGCCGAAGAGTTTTCGGACGCGTTGCTGGGCGGTTGA
- the rsmD gene encoding 16S rRNA (guanine(966)-N(2))-methyltransferase RsmD, protein MPRSTPSRAHGASSKGGKPHAIRIIGGDWKRTPLPVLDLDGLRPTPDRVRETLFNWLGQRLDGQRCLDLFAGSGALGFEAASRGAARVVMVERNARAASQLRANQERLTARTIEIVEADGLRLAASLAPGSFDVVFLDPPFAPFGDGLLDKALALAAPLLDADGYLYVESGAALELAGNESLAGWEIVRQGKAGAVHFHLLQRENKE, encoded by the coding sequence ATGCCTCGCTCCACACCCTCTCGCGCCCACGGCGCCTCGTCCAAAGGCGGCAAGCCGCACGCCATTCGCATCATCGGCGGCGACTGGAAACGCACCCCTTTGCCCGTACTGGATCTCGACGGCCTGCGTCCTACGCCCGACCGCGTGCGCGAAACGCTGTTCAACTGGCTCGGTCAGCGGCTGGACGGCCAGCGGTGCCTCGACCTGTTCGCCGGCAGCGGCGCGCTGGGTTTCGAGGCCGCGTCGCGCGGCGCGGCACGTGTGGTGATGGTGGAGCGCAACGCGCGGGCAGCCTCGCAATTGCGCGCCAATCAGGAGCGCCTCACCGCGCGCACGATCGAAATAGTGGAGGCCGACGGCTTGCGCCTTGCCGCGAGTCTCGCCCCGGGTTCGTTCGATGTCGTATTTCTTGACCCGCCCTTTGCGCCCTTCGGTGACGGCCTGCTCGACAAGGCGCTGGCGCTGGCCGCGCCGCTGCTAGACGCTGACGGCTATCTGTACGTCGAATCCGGCGCAGCGCTCGAACTGGCAGGCAATGAGTCGCTTGCAGGCTGGGAAATCGTGAGGCAGGGCAAAGCGGGTGCGGTCCACTTTCATTTGCTGCAACGCGAAAATAAGGAATAA
- the coaD gene encoding pantetheine-phosphate adenylyltransferase, whose protein sequence is MVVAVYPGTFDPLTRGHEDLVRRASSIFDTLVVGVADSRNKKPFFTLEERLDIAHEVLGHYPNVQVMSFKGLLKDFVRTNNARVIVRGLRAVSDFEYEFQMAGMNRYLLPDVETMFMTPSDQYQFISGTIVREIAQLGGDVSKFVFPSVEKRLKEKVAALDANSASAGQP, encoded by the coding sequence ATGGTAGTCGCCGTGTACCCGGGCACGTTCGATCCGCTGACGCGCGGTCACGAAGACCTCGTTCGGCGCGCGTCGAGCATTTTCGACACGCTGGTGGTCGGCGTCGCCGACAGCCGCAACAAGAAGCCATTTTTCACGCTTGAAGAGCGCCTCGACATCGCGCACGAAGTGCTCGGACATTATCCAAACGTCCAGGTAATGAGCTTCAAAGGGCTACTGAAAGACTTCGTGCGAACCAACAATGCGCGCGTGATCGTGCGGGGTTTGCGCGCCGTGTCCGACTTCGAGTACGAGTTCCAGATGGCGGGCATGAACCGCTACCTGTTGCCGGATGTGGAGACGATGTTCATGACGCCATCGGATCAATATCAGTTCATCTCGGGCACCATCGTCCGCGAAATCGCTCAGCTCGGCGGCGATGTCAGCAAATTCGTGTTTCCATCGGTCGAAAAACGGCTGAAGGAAAAGGTTGCCGCGTTGGACGCGAACAGCGCTTCGGCGGGCCAGCCGTAA
- a CDS encoding YfhL family 4Fe-4S dicluster ferredoxin encodes MALMITDECINCDVCEPECPNDAISMGTEIYVIDPKKCTECVGHFDEPQCIQVCPVECIPRDPEHLETPEGLMAKYHALQVAKGA; translated from the coding sequence ATGGCCCTGATGATTACCGACGAGTGCATCAATTGCGACGTGTGCGAGCCTGAGTGCCCGAACGACGCGATTTCGATGGGTACGGAAATCTATGTGATCGACCCGAAGAAATGTACGGAATGTGTCGGCCATTTCGACGAGCCGCAGTGTATTCAGGTGTGTCCAGTGGAGTGCATTCCGCGTGACCCTGAGCATCTGGAGACACCCGAGGGTTTGATGGCGAAGTATCACGCGTTGCAGGTTGCGAAGGGCGCCTGA
- the hisC gene encoding histidinol-phosphate transaminase, producing the protein MSRFWSDVVHHLTPYVPGEQPLVAHPVKLNTNENPYPPSPRVLEAIRQELGDAAESLRRYPDPTALKLRETVAAYHGILTAQVFAGNGSDEVLALTFQALLKHDKPLLFPDITYSFYPAYARLFEVEYRTIALDSSFALNVDDYATPNGGVLFPNPNAPTGRPLPLTDIERLIARNTESVVVIDEAYVDFGAESAIGLIDRYPNLLVIQTVSKARSLAGMRVGFAFGNPELIDALNRVKDSFNSYPLDRLAQVAATAAYVDEAWFRDTCAKVIASREHLAAGLTALGFDVVPSAANMLFVRHDGYDAAMLVQCLREKEIFVRHFKAPRIDQYLRISVGTDAECNVLLDALRDIFGAYVG; encoded by the coding sequence TTGAGCCGCTTTTGGAGTGACGTCGTTCACCATCTGACGCCGTATGTGCCAGGCGAGCAGCCCCTGGTCGCGCATCCGGTGAAGCTGAACACCAACGAAAATCCCTATCCGCCGTCGCCGCGCGTGCTCGAAGCGATCCGTCAGGAATTAGGCGACGCGGCCGAATCGCTGCGCCGTTATCCGGACCCGACTGCGCTGAAGTTGCGCGAAACGGTCGCGGCGTACCACGGCATCCTTACAGCGCAGGTTTTCGCAGGCAATGGTTCGGACGAAGTACTCGCGCTCACCTTCCAGGCGCTGCTCAAGCACGACAAGCCGCTGCTGTTCCCGGACATCACTTACAGCTTTTATCCCGCTTACGCCCGGCTGTTCGAGGTCGAATACAGGACAATTGCGCTCGACTCCAGCTTCGCACTTAACGTGGACGACTACGCAACGCCCAACGGTGGCGTGCTTTTCCCGAACCCGAACGCACCGACCGGCCGCCCGCTGCCGCTCACCGATATCGAACGTCTGATTGCGCGAAACACGGAGTCGGTCGTCGTGATCGACGAGGCCTACGTCGACTTCGGCGCCGAATCGGCGATAGGTCTGATCGACCGCTATCCGAACCTGCTGGTGATCCAGACCGTGTCGAAGGCACGCTCGCTGGCCGGCATGCGTGTCGGCTTCGCGTTCGGCAACCCGGAACTGATCGACGCGCTGAATCGCGTCAAGGACAGCTTCAATTCCTACCCGCTCGACCGCCTCGCTCAAGTCGCCGCCACCGCCGCGTATGTCGATGAAGCCTGGTTCCGCGACACGTGCGCGAAGGTGATCGCGAGTCGCGAGCACCTCGCTGCCGGACTGACGGCACTTGGCTTCGACGTGGTGCCGTCGGCGGCAAACATGCTATTTGTGCGACACGACGGCTACGATGCCGCGATGCTTGTGCAGTGTCTCAGGGAGAAGGAGATTTTCGTGCGCCACTTCAAGGCGCCGCGCATCGATCAGTACTTGCGGATTTCGGTCGGTACCGACGCTGAGTGCAACGTGTTGCTCGACGCGCTGCGCGACATTTTTGGCGCGTACGTCGGTTAA
- the pth gene encoding aminoacyl-tRNA hydrolase has product MIKLIVGLGNPGAEYTVTRHNAGFWLVDQLAREAGTTLRDERRFHGFYAKARLHGEEVHLLEPQTYMNRSGQSVVAVAQFFKILPDEILVVHDELDLPPGSVKLKLGGGSGGHNGLKDITAHLSSQQYWRLRIGIGHPRDLIPESARAGAKPDVANFVLKPPRREEQEVIDASIERALAVMPQVIKGELERAMMQLHRNG; this is encoded by the coding sequence ATGATCAAGCTGATCGTCGGCCTCGGCAATCCGGGCGCCGAATACACCGTGACGCGCCATAACGCCGGCTTCTGGCTGGTCGATCAACTGGCGCGCGAAGCAGGAACGACACTGCGCGACGAGCGACGCTTCCACGGTTTCTATGCCAAAGCCCGCCTGCACGGCGAGGAAGTACATCTGCTGGAACCGCAAACCTACATGAACCGCTCCGGTCAGTCCGTCGTCGCGGTTGCACAGTTCTTCAAAATTCTTCCCGACGAGATTCTGGTCGTGCACGACGAACTCGACTTGCCGCCCGGCAGCGTCAAGCTGAAGCTCGGCGGCGGCAGCGGCGGCCACAATGGGTTGAAAGACATCACCGCTCATCTGTCATCGCAACAATATTGGCGACTGCGGATCGGCATTGGCCATCCTCGTGACCTGATTCCGGAAAGCGCCCGCGCCGGCGCCAAGCCGGACGTCGCCAACTTTGTGCTGAAACCGCCGCGGCGCGAGGAACAGGAAGTGATTGACGCTTCCATTGAACGTGCGCTCGCCGTAATGCCACAGGTCATCAAGGGTGAACTCGAGCGCGCGATGATGCAACTGCATCGCAATGGCTGA
- a CDS encoding 50S ribosomal protein L25/general stress protein Ctc: MKVVAFERSLQGTGASRRLRNSGKTPGIVYGAGAETQLVELDHNALWHALKKEVFHSSILELEVAGNTQQVLLRDVQYHPFRQLVLHVDFQRVDAKKKLHTKVPLHFMNQETNPAVKLSSAVITHVLNEIEVECLPSALPEFIEVDLASIEAGHSIHANDIKLPEGVALVAHVAAENPVLAAATIPAGVVSEDEAAGQAEGETPAA; the protein is encoded by the coding sequence ATGAAAGTAGTCGCTTTCGAGCGTTCTTTGCAAGGTACGGGTGCGAGCCGCCGCCTGCGTAACTCGGGAAAGACCCCGGGCATCGTATATGGCGCTGGTGCTGAAACGCAATTGGTCGAACTGGACCACAACGCACTGTGGCACGCGCTGAAGAAAGAAGTTTTCCACTCGTCGATTCTCGAACTGGAAGTGGCAGGCAACACGCAACAGGTGCTGCTGCGCGACGTGCAATACCACCCGTTCCGTCAGCTCGTTCTGCACGTGGACTTCCAACGTGTCGACGCGAAGAAGAAGTTGCACACCAAGGTGCCGCTGCACTTCATGAACCAGGAAACCAACCCGGCAGTGAAGCTGTCGAGCGCGGTTATCACGCACGTTCTGAACGAAATCGAAGTCGAGTGCCTGCCGTCGGCACTGCCGGAATTCATTGAAGTCGACTTGGCTTCGATCGAAGCAGGCCACTCGATTCACGCGAACGACATCAAGCTGCCGGAAGGTGTGGCGCTGGTGGCTCACGTCGCGGCAGAAAACCCGGTTCTGGCTGCAGCTACGATCCCGGCTGGCGTGGTGTCGGAAGATGAAGCCGCTGGTCAAGCTGAAGGCGAAACGCCGGCTGCTTAA
- a CDS encoding ribose-phosphate pyrophosphokinase: MSSHDGLMVFTGNANPALAQEVVKILGIPLGKAMVSRFSDGEIQVEIQENVRGKDVFVLQSTCAPANDNLMELMIMVDALKRASAGRITAAIPYFGYARQDRRPRSARVAISAKIVANMLEIAGVERIITMDLHADQIQGFFDIPVDNIYATPVLLGDLRKQNYENLLVVSPDVGGVVRARALAKQLNCDLAIIDKRRPKANVAEVMNIIGEVEGRTCVIMDDMVDTAGTLCKAAQVLKERGAKQVFAYATHPVLSGGAGERIAASALDELVVTDTIPLGEEARSCAKIRSLTSAGLLAETFSRIRRGDSVMSLFAES, from the coding sequence ATGAGCAGCCATGACGGCCTGATGGTTTTTACTGGCAACGCAAATCCTGCGCTTGCACAGGAAGTCGTCAAGATCCTCGGTATTCCCCTCGGCAAAGCAATGGTTAGCCGTTTCTCAGACGGCGAAATTCAGGTCGAGATTCAGGAAAACGTGCGTGGCAAGGATGTTTTCGTCCTGCAGTCCACGTGCGCACCGGCGAATGACAACTTGATGGAGCTGATGATCATGGTCGATGCGCTCAAACGCGCATCTGCTGGCCGGATCACCGCAGCCATTCCCTACTTCGGTTATGCACGTCAAGATCGTCGCCCTCGTTCGGCGCGCGTCGCCATTTCGGCGAAGATCGTGGCGAACATGCTGGAAATCGCGGGCGTCGAGCGGATCATCACAATGGATCTGCACGCTGACCAGATCCAGGGCTTCTTCGACATTCCGGTCGACAATATCTACGCTACGCCCGTGCTGCTCGGCGATCTGCGCAAGCAGAACTACGAGAACCTGCTGGTCGTTTCGCCGGACGTCGGCGGCGTGGTACGTGCGCGGGCGTTGGCAAAGCAGCTGAACTGCGATCTCGCGATCATCGACAAGCGTCGTCCGAAGGCGAACGTCGCCGAGGTGATGAATATCATCGGTGAAGTCGAGGGCCGTACCTGCGTGATCATGGACGACATGGTCGACACTGCCGGCACGCTTTGCAAGGCAGCACAAGTTTTGAAGGAACGTGGCGCGAAGCAGGTTTTCGCTTACGCTACGCACCCGGTTCTGTCCGGCGGCGCAGGCGAGCGTATTGCAGCCTCCGCGCTCGACGAACTGGTTGTCACGGACACGATCCCGCTCGGCGAAGAAGCCCGCTCGTGCGCAAAGATCCGTTCGTTGACCAGCGCCGGCCTGCTGGCCGAAACGTTCTCGCGGATTCGCCGCGGCGATTCGGTCATGTCGCTGTTCGCTGAAAGTTAA